From a single Micrococcales bacterium genomic region:
- the rpsF gene encoding 30S ribosomal protein S6 translates to MRPYEVMIILDPDLEERTVQPSLEAFLNVVRQDKGTVDNVDIWGRRRMAFDIQKKSEGIYVVLELTCTPQTVAEMDRQLNLNEAVLRTKVLRRAA, encoded by the coding sequence TTGCGTCCCTATGAAGTGATGATCATCCTCGATCCCGATCTCGAGGAGCGGACAGTTCAGCCCAGCCTGGAGGCTTTCCTGAACGTCGTGCGCCAGGACAAGGGCACCGTCGACAACGTCGACATCTGGGGCCGGCGTCGGATGGCCTTCGACATCCAGAAGAAGTCCGAGGGCATCTACGTGGTGCTGGAACTGACCTGCACCCCGCAGACCGTGGCCGAGATGGATCGCCAGTTGAACCTCAATGAGGCCGTCCTGCGCACCAAGGTCCTGCGGCGCGCCGCCTGA
- a CDS encoding aromatic ring-opening dioxygenase LigA yields MTTDTTTRGADGGVKVVGILVLVAGIIMIVAGAVTWASVSSHLKNERITVSEDAASQAGKQVAGPLTAYAEAEVIQKHALEATGGKTYAELDREDPLREVAMTGSFLRASLFSSVIAFGVAAMAIGLGVVNVLLGWSLTRLAKR; encoded by the coding sequence ATGACGACAGACACCACGACTCGCGGGGCGGACGGCGGCGTGAAGGTGGTCGGGATCCTGGTCCTGGTCGCCGGCATCATCATGATCGTCGCTGGTGCCGTGACCTGGGCCTCGGTGTCCAGCCATCTCAAGAACGAGCGGATCACGGTGTCCGAGGACGCCGCCAGCCAGGCCGGCAAGCAGGTCGCCGGACCGCTGACGGCCTACGCGGAGGCCGAGGTCATCCAGAAGCACGCGCTGGAGGCCACCGGCGGGAAGACCTACGCCGAACTCGACCGGGAGGACCCCCTGCGCGAGGTGGCGATGACCGGCTCGTTCCTGCGGGCATCCCTGTTCAGTTCGGTCATCGCCTTCGGGGTGGCCGCCATGGCGATCGGCCTGGGAGTGGTGAACGTCCTGCTGGGATGGTCCCTCACGCGCCTGGCCAAGCGCTGA
- a CDS encoding helix-turn-helix transcriptional regulator, with translation MPARFISAPTDIAACCPDGLGVPIDRPEAEALAKVLKAVAEPARLQLLALIRSAGECCACDLNDPVGLSQPTVSHHLKVLTDAGLITREQRGQWAWFRANEDGIRALGQVFA, from the coding sequence ATGCCCGCGAGATTCATCAGCGCGCCGACCGACATCGCTGCCTGCTGCCCCGATGGTCTGGGTGTGCCCATCGACCGTCCCGAGGCCGAGGCCCTGGCCAAGGTCCTGAAGGCGGTCGCCGAGCCGGCTCGCCTGCAACTGCTGGCCCTCATCCGATCTGCCGGTGAGTGCTGCGCGTGCGATCTCAACGATCCTGTCGGCCTCTCGCAGCCGACCGTGAGCCACCACCTGAAGGTGCTCACCGACGCCGGGCTCATCACGCGCGAACAACGCGGTCAGTGGGCCTGGTTCCGCGCGAACGAGGACGGCATCCGGGCCCTGGGGCAGGTCTTCGCCTGA
- a CDS encoding low molecular weight phosphotyrosine protein phosphatase has translation MTIRITTVCLGNICRSPIAAAVLADELGDLDVEVDSMGTGGWHVGDGADPRATAALARAGYASEHTARQASPQALAGSNLVLAMDAANLRDLQRMGVQARLLRTFDPTAEDTEVPDPYYGTADDFDEVVAMVQAAVPGIRAHLQNLP, from the coding sequence ATGACGATCCGCATCACCACTGTGTGTTTGGGCAACATCTGCCGCTCACCCATCGCCGCTGCGGTGCTCGCCGACGAGCTGGGCGACCTTGACGTCGAGGTCGATTCGATGGGCACCGGCGGCTGGCACGTCGGCGACGGCGCCGACCCGCGGGCAACGGCCGCCCTCGCCCGCGCGGGGTACGCGTCCGAGCACACTGCCAGGCAGGCCAGCCCGCAGGCGTTGGCCGGTAGCAACCTGGTCCTGGCCATGGATGCCGCGAACCTGCGCGACCTGCAGCGCATGGGGGTGCAGGCGAGACTGCTGCGCACGTTCGATCCGACCGCCGAGGATACCGAGGTGCCCGACCCGTACTACGGCACTGCGGACGACTTCGACGAGGTGGTGGCCATGGTACAGGCGGCAGTTCCGGGCATCCGGGCCCACCTGCAGAACCTGCCCTGA
- a CDS encoding alanine racemase yields MTFTLHVDGPAWRQHTAVVRDALRTTIRGEGARARLGDLVPVAKGNGYGLGLDMLAAEANRLGVDRLAVGTVFEIPLVAEHFHGDILVLSPWEPRDTIAERSWQAVQAGPHAARIIRTVSDATLAKSLPADLPEGSRLVLEGITSMRRFGILEPDLLAVLGGEAFQQALRTGRIHLEGLALHLPLAMPEVHHVSATRLPRGTSARVIEVQGWTKTWRAGLEELLRAQCPVGDNANMLWVSHLSDDELGSLRGLEPDVTVNARVGTRLWLGDGSALRARGTILAVHQIGRRFAVGYRQRKATSDGLLLVVGGGTSHGVAMAAPSPAASLRQRAIAAGTGALEATGRSRSPFQWGEKLLWFAEPPHMQVSMLWLPDSALREGLAHGLRTPTVGDTLDCRVRHTTALFDAVLIDA; encoded by the coding sequence GTGACCTTCACGCTGCACGTCGACGGCCCGGCCTGGCGGCAGCACACTGCGGTGGTCCGCGACGCCCTGCGCACCACGATCCGCGGGGAGGGGGCGCGGGCCCGGCTCGGTGATCTGGTGCCGGTCGCCAAGGGCAACGGGTACGGCCTGGGCCTGGACATGCTGGCCGCCGAGGCCAACCGGCTCGGCGTCGACCGGCTCGCCGTGGGCACGGTGTTCGAGATCCCGCTGGTGGCCGAGCACTTCCACGGCGACATCCTCGTGCTGTCCCCCTGGGAACCGCGCGACACCATCGCCGAACGCTCCTGGCAGGCCGTGCAGGCGGGGCCGCACGCCGCCCGCATCATCCGCACAGTGTCCGACGCCACACTGGCGAAGTCCCTGCCCGCCGACCTTCCCGAGGGCAGCCGTCTGGTCCTCGAGGGGATCACCAGCATGCGTCGCTTCGGCATTCTGGAACCCGACCTGCTCGCGGTTCTCGGCGGTGAAGCGTTCCAGCAGGCGCTGCGCACCGGACGGATCCATCTGGAAGGACTGGCGCTGCACCTGCCGCTGGCCATGCCCGAGGTCCACCACGTGTCCGCCACCCGGCTGCCCCGCGGCACCAGCGCCCGCGTGATCGAAGTGCAGGGATGGACCAAGACCTGGCGAGCCGGACTCGAGGAACTGCTGCGGGCACAGTGCCCGGTCGGGGACAACGCGAACATGCTGTGGGTCTCACACCTCAGCGATGACGAGCTCGGATCGTTGCGGGGGCTGGAACCGGACGTCACCGTCAACGCCCGGGTCGGCACCCGGCTGTGGCTGGGCGACGGCTCGGCGCTGCGCGCCCGGGGCACCATCCTGGCGGTGCACCAGATCGGCCGCCGGTTCGCGGTCGGCTACCGCCAGCGCAAGGCCACCAGCGACGGACTGCTGCTCGTCGTCGGCGGCGGCACGTCGCACGGCGTGGCCATGGCCGCTCCCTCACCGGCCGCCTCCCTGCGCCAGCGGGCCATCGCCGCCGGTACCGGGGCGCTGGAGGCCACCGGCCGCAGCCGCTCACCCTTCCAATGGGGTGAGAAGTTGCTGTGGTTCGCCGAACCCCCGCACATGCAGGTCTCCATGCTGTGGCTGCCGGATTCCGCACTGCGCGAAGGCCTGGCGCACGGCCTGCGCACCCCCACCGTCGGCGACACCCTCGACTGCCGGGTGCGACACACCACTGCCCTGTTCGACGCGGTGCTCATCGACGCATGA
- a CDS encoding glycosyltransferase family 4 protein: MRIFIWHGYLLHGTGSNEYTRALARTLAGQGHQVTVFSQDPDAAQIDLGGAVVVRPSLPGRLPVFVLDRYPDMEPALLGDCSREELDAFVEANAAALRDHGPADLLIANHVLLGAPVAAASGLPSLVKAHGSELEYAMRANSTLCQWAARSLQQCLGVIAGSEHIKAVVTDLGGTDPQAITVIPPGVDTDFMRPLPREQALAGLLAEARADVPGGERLPDPGNAGRFAQFLRTDDHPCVVYVGKLSHEKGVPLLVDVLTELDFRAVVVGFGPARAAAQAAAGDRILFTGPLQHRHLRYLWPLMDVSVVPSVFPEAFGMVAAEAAACGCPPLVADHSGLAEVAAGLRRFYPPGLRDITTFPGGDAPALARKLQLYAGLDPSQRAELAAAARVAAVELWSWDTVAHHVIEAADL; the protein is encoded by the coding sequence GTGCGCATCTTCATCTGGCACGGCTACCTTCTGCACGGCACCGGCTCGAACGAGTACACGCGGGCGCTGGCGCGGACTCTGGCGGGGCAGGGCCACCAGGTCACGGTCTTCTCCCAGGACCCCGATGCCGCGCAGATCGACCTCGGGGGGGCCGTCGTCGTCCGGCCGTCGCTGCCCGGTCGGCTGCCGGTGTTCGTCCTCGACCGCTACCCCGACATGGAACCGGCCCTGCTCGGCGATTGCAGCCGCGAGGAACTCGACGCGTTCGTCGAGGCCAACGCCGCGGCCCTGCGGGACCACGGACCAGCTGATCTGCTGATCGCGAACCACGTTCTGCTGGGCGCTCCCGTGGCGGCGGCCAGCGGGTTGCCGAGCCTCGTGAAGGCGCACGGCTCAGAACTCGAGTACGCCATGCGCGCCAACAGCACGCTGTGTCAGTGGGCGGCGAGGAGCCTGCAGCAGTGCCTCGGCGTCATCGCCGGTTCCGAGCACATCAAGGCCGTCGTCACCGACCTGGGGGGGACCGATCCGCAGGCCATCACCGTCATCCCGCCCGGAGTCGACACCGACTTCATGCGTCCGCTTCCGCGCGAGCAGGCGCTGGCTGGACTCCTCGCCGAAGCCCGCGCGGACGTTCCGGGTGGGGAACGGCTGCCCGATCCGGGCAACGCCGGACGGTTCGCGCAGTTCCTGCGCACCGACGACCACCCCTGCGTGGTCTACGTCGGGAAGTTGAGCCACGAGAAGGGCGTGCCCCTGCTGGTGGACGTGCTCACGGAACTGGACTTCCGGGCCGTCGTCGTGGGTTTCGGCCCGGCTCGCGCGGCGGCGCAGGCGGCCGCCGGCGACCGGATCCTGTTCACCGGGCCTCTGCAGCACCGGCATCTTCGGTATCTGTGGCCGCTGATGGACGTCAGTGTCGTGCCGTCCGTGTTCCCCGAGGCGTTCGGCATGGTCGCGGCGGAGGCCGCCGCCTGCGGGTGCCCGCCGCTGGTGGCCGACCACAGTGGACTGGCCGAAGTCGCCGCCGGGCTGCGCCGGTTCTACCCGCCCGGATTGCGCGACATCACCACGTTCCCCGGCGGCGACGCCCCGGCCCTGGCGCGGAAACTGCAGCTGTACGCCGGGCTTGATCCTTCGCAGCGCGCGGAACTGGCCGCCGCCGCCAGGGTCGCGGCCGTTGAGCTGTGGAGCTGGGACACCGTGGCTCACCACGTCATCGAGGCGGCGGACCTCTAG
- a CDS encoding pyridoxal-phosphate dependent enzyme encodes MDAGSVNWEARLADAAAVVRAHLDPTPLVRVDLAGFAAPAFLKLEGLQPTGSFKVRGALAAVAAAARDGRPVVTASAGNHGLGVAFAATRLGTPATVVVPETASAAKIEALRGFDIDLRLIGTGYDAAEEAALTIAEVSGAQFVSGYADPDVIAGQATIAREIADHVPPGFRIVVPVGGGGLAAGTALGAPSESVVGVEASASRAVSTAMRAGHPVHVEIGSTIADGLAGNIAADALTPAILRERRVPVIAADEPGLRAAVRELALQHGVVAEGSAGAGIAAARAGDIPSDQPTVFVITGRNITAERFCELLTA; translated from the coding sequence ATGGATGCGGGCTCTGTCAACTGGGAGGCACGCCTGGCAGATGCAGCTGCCGTCGTGCGGGCGCACCTGGACCCCACGCCCTTGGTGCGGGTGGACCTGGCGGGGTTCGCCGCTCCGGCGTTCCTGAAGTTGGAGGGCCTGCAACCGACGGGATCGTTCAAGGTTCGTGGCGCACTGGCCGCTGTCGCCGCCGCTGCGCGTGACGGCCGGCCGGTCGTGACGGCCTCGGCGGGCAACCACGGCCTGGGGGTCGCGTTCGCCGCGACCCGCCTGGGCACACCGGCGACGGTCGTCGTGCCAGAGACCGCATCGGCGGCCAAGATAGAGGCGCTGCGCGGGTTCGACATCGACCTTCGGCTGATCGGGACCGGCTACGACGCGGCCGAGGAAGCGGCGCTGACGATCGCCGAGGTTAGCGGTGCCCAGTTCGTATCGGGTTACGCCGACCCGGACGTGATCGCCGGACAGGCGACCATCGCCCGCGAGATCGCCGACCATGTCCCCCCTGGTTTCAGGATCGTGGTTCCCGTCGGCGGCGGCGGACTCGCCGCCGGCACGGCACTCGGCGCCCCATCAGAGAGTGTGGTCGGCGTAGAGGCCAGCGCGTCGCGGGCAGTGTCCACAGCGATGCGGGCCGGGCACCCGGTCCACGTCGAGATCGGATCCACCATCGCCGACGGGCTCGCGGGCAACATCGCTGCCGACGCGCTCACCCCGGCCATTCTGCGGGAACGCCGGGTTCCGGTAATTGCGGCTGACGAACCGGGCCTGCGCGCCGCCGTCCGCGAACTCGCCCTGCAGCATGGCGTTGTCGCTGAGGGCTCCGCCGGCGCGGGCATTGCTGCCGCGCGCGCCGGTGACATCCCGTCCGACCAGCCGACGGTATTCGTCATCACCGGGCGCAACATCACCGCCGAGCGCTTCTGCGAACTCCTGACCGCATGA
- a CDS encoding NAD(P)/FAD-dependent oxidoreductase — translation MARTVVLGAGIAGHTAALHLRRLLPKQHEVVVVSPNSEWNWIPSNIWVGVGRMSTKKVTFPLAPIYRRKGIEFHQAMAVELHGEGSPDLPRPHVTVNYTDPARQGQTARLEYDYLVNATGPKLTFEATPGLGPDGNSWSVCTASHAEETARALARSIAKLKQGQPQTFLIGMGHGTCTCQGAAFEYTFNVEHELVEAGVRDKAEVIYITNEASLGDFGMDGMNFGTKDGIVPSRMFTESLFQQRGVKAIMAAHVERVDPGVVHYELLDGTKGEQRFDFAMLLPPFRGADLKAFDAQGEDVTADVFAPSGFMKVDADYTPRPYEQWTAADWPRTYQSVKYDNVWAAGIAFAPPHQMSKPRKTPNGTMIAPAPPRTGMPSGVIGRAVAQSIAERIKHGGAGKVHTASMAEMGAACIASAGTGWRKGQAAAMTVFPIIPDKTKYGEYGRDTKETYGEIGLSAHWMKVVLHYMFIYKAKARPFWHLIPE, via the coding sequence ATGGCACGAACCGTCGTCCTAGGAGCCGGCATCGCAGGGCACACGGCCGCACTGCACCTGCGCCGCCTGCTGCCCAAACAGCACGAGGTCGTGGTGGTCAGTCCGAACTCCGAGTGGAACTGGATCCCGTCGAACATCTGGGTCGGCGTCGGCCGGATGAGCACGAAGAAGGTCACCTTCCCACTGGCCCCCATCTACCGGCGCAAAGGCATCGAGTTCCACCAGGCGATGGCCGTTGAACTGCATGGCGAAGGCAGTCCGGACCTGCCCCGCCCGCACGTCACAGTCAACTACACCGACCCGGCCAGGCAGGGCCAGACCGCGCGCCTGGAGTACGACTACCTCGTCAACGCCACAGGTCCCAAACTCACGTTCGAGGCGACCCCGGGACTGGGACCGGACGGCAACAGTTGGTCGGTGTGCACCGCCAGCCACGCCGAGGAGACCGCCCGCGCCCTCGCCCGGTCGATCGCGAAACTGAAGCAGGGGCAGCCGCAGACCTTCCTCATCGGCATGGGTCACGGCACCTGCACGTGCCAGGGTGCGGCGTTCGAGTACACCTTCAACGTCGAGCACGAACTCGTCGAGGCGGGGGTGCGCGACAAGGCCGAGGTCATCTACATCACCAACGAGGCCTCCCTGGGTGACTTCGGCATGGACGGCATGAATTTCGGGACCAAGGACGGCATCGTGCCCAGCCGGATGTTCACCGAGTCGCTGTTCCAGCAGCGCGGCGTGAAGGCGATCATGGCCGCCCACGTGGAGCGGGTGGATCCGGGGGTGGTCCACTACGAGTTGCTGGACGGCACCAAGGGGGAGCAGCGGTTCGACTTCGCGATGCTCCTGCCGCCGTTCCGCGGCGCGGACCTGAAGGCCTTCGACGCCCAGGGCGAAGACGTCACCGCCGACGTCTTCGCGCCCAGCGGTTTCATGAAGGTCGACGCCGACTACACCCCGCGGCCCTACGAGCAGTGGACAGCGGCCGACTGGCCGCGCACGTACCAGTCGGTGAAGTACGACAACGTGTGGGCCGCGGGCATCGCCTTCGCACCCCCGCACCAGATGTCCAAGCCCCGCAAGACCCCCAACGGCACCATGATCGCCCCGGCCCCGCCGCGCACCGGGATGCCGTCCGGGGTCATCGGGCGCGCAGTCGCTCAGTCCATCGCCGAGCGCATCAAACACGGCGGCGCCGGCAAGGTGCACACCGCGTCAATGGCGGAGATGGGTGCGGCCTGCATCGCCTCCGCGGGGACGGGTTGGCGCAAGGGCCAAGCCGCCGCCATGACGGTCTTCCCGATCATCCCGGACAAGACGAAGTACGGCGAGTACGGCCGGGACACCAAGGAGACCTACGGTGAGATCGGCCTGTCCGCGCACTGGATGAAGGTCGTGCTGCACTACATGTTCATCTACAAAGCCAAAGCCCGTCCGTTCTGGCACCTGATCCCGGAGTGA
- a CDS encoding DUF2889 domain-containing protein produces the protein MAEQRIPDHRRSVVFDVYPGPEGSVEVIGRLRDERPWAQRPEDLPIVHDLELSATVSRTDFTVQTVDVRFHTYPHTECPQIAAAYQQLVGVQVGRGWTQAMRDRLGGPAGCTHLRELARAMAPVLVQAAFSGRVRENPGREGDEGRLRTVLPFLRGTCHIWAAGGVGEQKLDAGWVPGTTPYPVPVLADFPL, from the coding sequence GTGGCTGAACAGCGGATCCCGGACCACCGGCGCAGCGTGGTCTTCGACGTGTACCCGGGTCCCGAGGGTTCAGTCGAGGTGATCGGTCGGCTGCGCGACGAACGCCCATGGGCGCAGCGTCCCGAGGATCTGCCCATCGTGCACGACCTGGAACTGTCGGCGACGGTCTCGCGGACCGACTTCACGGTGCAGACCGTCGATGTCCGGTTCCACACCTACCCGCACACCGAGTGCCCGCAGATCGCTGCGGCCTACCAACAACTGGTCGGCGTTCAGGTGGGCCGGGGCTGGACGCAGGCCATGCGGGATCGCCTGGGCGGACCGGCCGGCTGCACCCACTTGCGTGAACTGGCCCGGGCGATGGCGCCGGTTCTGGTGCAGGCGGCGTTCTCCGGGCGGGTCCGCGAGAACCCGGGCCGGGAGGGCGATGAGGGTCGTTTGCGGACGGTGCTTCCGTTCCTGCGGGGGACCTGCCACATCTGGGCAGCCGGCGGCGTGGGGGAGCAGAAACTCGACGCCGGCTGGGTGCCCGGCACGACGCCGTACCCCGTGCCGGTGCTGGCCGACTTCCCGCTGTGA
- a CDS encoding single-stranded DNA-binding protein, with product MVGEPQITLVGNMVADPELRFTPSGVAAASIRIAVTPRNRDNASGEWKDGETVWLSGTVWRQYAENVAESLRKGMRVIVIGRLKQRSYETREGEKRTVYEVDIDDIGPALRYATASIQRTSRGSSADAGAAPAPSGGGDPWGAPAGGGDAWGGAVDEPPF from the coding sequence ATGGTCGGTGAACCCCAGATCACCTTGGTGGGCAACATGGTTGCCGACCCGGAGTTGCGATTCACCCCGTCCGGGGTGGCGGCCGCGAGCATCCGCATCGCGGTGACCCCCCGCAACCGGGACAACGCCTCCGGGGAGTGGAAGGACGGCGAGACCGTCTGGCTGTCCGGCACCGTGTGGCGGCAGTACGCCGAGAACGTCGCGGAGTCCCTGCGCAAGGGCATGCGCGTGATCGTCATCGGCCGGCTCAAGCAGCGTTCGTACGAGACCCGCGAGGGTGAGAAGCGCACGGTCTACGAAGTCGACATCGATGACATCGGCCCGGCGCTGCGGTACGCAACGGCCAGTATCCAGAGGACCAGCCGTGGTTCTTCCGCCGACGCCGGTGCGGCTCCTGCGCCGTCCGGTGGCGGGGACCCCTGGGGCGCTCCCGCCGGTGGTGGGGACGCCTGGGGCGGCGCGGTCGACGAACCCCCGTTCTAA
- a CDS encoding 30S ribosomal protein S18, with product MAKQPPRPVKPIKKKANQLKAAGVDTVDYKDVALLRKFISDRGKIRARRVTGVTVQQQREIAKAVKNAREMALLPYSSTAR from the coding sequence ATGGCAAAGCAGCCACCCCGGCCCGTCAAGCCGATCAAGAAGAAGGCGAACCAGCTCAAAGCCGCTGGCGTCGACACGGTCGATTACAAAGACGTCGCGCTGTTGCGCAAGTTCATCTCCGACCGCGGCAAGATCCGTGCCCGCCGCGTCACCGGGGTGACGGTGCAGCAGCAGCGGGAGATCGCCAAGGCGGTCAAGAACGCCCGCGAGATGGCTCTGCTGCCGTACTCGTCGACCGCCCGCTGA
- a CDS encoding peptidoglycan bridge formation glycyltransferase FemA/FemB family protein has protein sequence MTLAVQPIDTATHRAFVQAQPSVSFLQTPAWAGVKAEWDSQSVGWFDGADLVGAALVLYRQVPRVKRFLAYIPEGPVLPWDRVVADPEAWFAPLLDHTKGRGAFALKMGPAVATRRWHAETVKAAIADDTVTRLGDVPADEDIPTGLHLQQALRAAGWQQEAGGGAGFGDVQPRYVYQLRLAGRSTDDVFAGFNQLWRRNIRKAEKSGVEITEGTRDDLAAFHPVYVETAARDGFTPRGLSYFQRMWDAMNAEDPRRLRLYLARHAGEVVAATTLVTVGDHAWYSYGASTTASRNVRPSNAVQWRMITDSLEAGCAVYDLRGISDNLTAGDHLLGLVQFKVGTGGYAQEYVGEWDHVLRPMWNKAYEAYRARR, from the coding sequence GTGACCCTTGCTGTGCAGCCCATAGACACCGCGACCCACCGGGCCTTCGTGCAGGCCCAGCCGTCGGTGTCCTTCCTGCAGACCCCCGCCTGGGCCGGTGTCAAGGCCGAATGGGACAGCCAGTCCGTGGGCTGGTTCGACGGCGCGGACCTCGTCGGAGCCGCGCTGGTGCTCTACCGGCAGGTACCCCGGGTCAAGCGGTTCCTGGCCTACATCCCGGAGGGGCCGGTGCTTCCCTGGGACCGCGTCGTCGCAGACCCCGAAGCCTGGTTCGCCCCGTTGCTGGACCACACCAAGGGCAGGGGGGCCTTCGCCCTGAAGATGGGTCCGGCGGTCGCGACCCGCCGCTGGCACGCCGAGACGGTGAAAGCGGCCATCGCCGATGACACGGTCACCCGGCTCGGCGACGTGCCCGCCGACGAGGACATCCCCACCGGCCTGCACCTGCAGCAGGCGCTACGGGCGGCGGGCTGGCAGCAAGAAGCGGGCGGGGGCGCCGGCTTCGGAGATGTGCAGCCCCGCTACGTCTACCAACTCCGACTGGCCGGTCGCAGCACCGATGACGTCTTCGCCGGCTTCAATCAGTTGTGGCGCCGCAACATCCGCAAGGCGGAGAAGAGCGGCGTGGAGATCACCGAAGGCACGCGCGATGATCTGGCTGCGTTCCACCCGGTGTACGTGGAGACGGCGGCGCGCGACGGATTCACCCCCCGCGGCTTGAGTTACTTCCAGCGCATGTGGGACGCGATGAACGCCGAGGATCCCCGCCGCCTGCGGTTGTACCTGGCCCGGCACGCCGGCGAGGTGGTGGCGGCCACCACCCTGGTCACCGTCGGGGACCATGCCTGGTACTCCTACGGCGCCTCCACCACGGCCAGCCGCAACGTCCGCCCATCGAACGCCGTGCAGTGGCGCATGATCACCGACAGCCTCGAGGCTGGTTGCGCCGTGTACGACCTTCGCGGGATCAGCGACAACCTCACCGCCGGGGATCATCTGTTGGGCCTGGTGCAGTTCAAGGTCGGAACGGGCGGCTACGCCCAGGAGTACGTGGGCGAATGGGACCACGTGCTGCGGCCGATGTGGAACAAGGCCTACGAGGCGTACCGCGCGCGTCGCTGA
- the arsM gene encoding arsenite methyltransferase has product MTDSAMHEVRENVREHYAQAAKSASCCGSPVEGGSQVFGISQYEDVTSLLPEEAIIASLGCGNPTALADLRLGDIVLDLGSGGGIDVLLSAQRVGPTGKAYGLDMTDEMLELARSNQRKAGVDNVEFHKGHIEDIPLPDDSVDVIISNCVINLSGDKNAVFREALRVLRPGGRLAVSDVVLSRPLPDEFASVTALWTGCISGALTEQECLDGLTGAGFEQVSVEPTQVFDAAALEGLAADVAQADLPAGLDVATAIRGLDGVIRSASIRAVKPSVAPADSCETA; this is encoded by the coding sequence ATGACCGACAGCGCTATGCACGAGGTGCGCGAGAACGTCCGGGAGCACTACGCGCAGGCCGCGAAGTCGGCATCCTGCTGTGGCAGCCCGGTGGAGGGTGGCTCGCAGGTGTTCGGGATCTCGCAGTACGAAGATGTGACCTCGCTGCTTCCCGAGGAGGCGATCATCGCCTCGCTGGGGTGCGGGAATCCGACGGCTCTGGCCGACCTGCGGCTCGGGGATATTGTGCTGGACCTGGGCTCCGGCGGCGGCATCGACGTGCTGCTGTCCGCCCAACGCGTGGGACCCACCGGCAAGGCGTACGGCCTGGACATGACCGATGAGATGCTCGAGCTGGCACGAAGCAACCAGCGCAAGGCCGGGGTGGACAACGTCGAGTTCCACAAGGGCCACATCGAAGACATCCCGCTGCCCGACGACAGCGTGGACGTGATCATCTCCAATTGCGTCATCAACCTGTCCGGCGACAAGAACGCCGTGTTCCGCGAGGCGTTGCGTGTGCTGCGGCCAGGCGGTCGGCTGGCGGTGTCCGACGTAGTGCTCAGTCGGCCGCTTCCAGACGAGTTCGCGTCGGTCACCGCGCTGTGGACCGGCTGCATCAGCGGCGCGCTGACCGAGCAGGAATGCCTCGACGGCCTGACCGGGGCGGGCTTCGAGCAGGTGTCGGTGGAACCGACGCAGGTCTTCGACGCTGCCGCGCTCGAGGGTCTGGCTGCCGATGTCGCGCAGGCCGACCTACCGGCGGGTCTGGACGTGGCCACAGCGATCCGGGGCCTGGACGGGGTCATCCGCTCGGCGTCGATCCGCGCGGTGAAGCCGTCCGTGGCGCCCGCAGACTCCTGCGAGACTGCTTGA